Proteins encoded within one genomic window of Humulus lupulus chromosome 1, drHumLupu1.1, whole genome shotgun sequence:
- the LOC133803792 gene encoding uncharacterized protein LOC133803792 — protein MESDLGMNLTAVLAQHRSIARARARNDELKAELQTAQAALTATQAALVAAQQGEQSAKVALTVAQAGEQAAKVALTAAQEGEQAASAALQAELVGAKAKQLEAEAALQEEKKALTSSMESMLYHCWAFNQDDNFSFTASEAWGHYLEKFKAQLQ, from the exons ATGGAATCCGatctggggatgaacctcaca gcggtcttggctcaacatcgcagcatagctcgggccagggccaggaatgaCGAGCTTAAGGCCGAGCTCCAGACCGCTCAGGCCGCCCTGACTGCGACCCAAGCTGCCCTCGTTGCCGCTCAACAAGGCGAACAAAGCGCCAAGGTTGCCCTGACGGTAGCTCAAGCaggcgagcaggctgcaaaggttgCCTTAACCGCGGCTCAAGAGGGCGAGCAGGCTGCCTCGGCTGCCCTTCAGGCCGAGCTCGTGGGGGCCAAGGCCAAAcagctggaggccgaggctgctCTTCAGGAGGAAAAGAAGGCCTTGAcctcctccatggagagcatgttgtaccattgctgggccttcaaccaggacgacAACTTCTCCTTCACGGCCTCCGAAGcgtgggggcactacctcgagaagttcaaggctcagcTTCAATAA